CCATCAGGCAGTTTTTCGGGTGTGGAAGTGCCCAATAGCCATCTGAGCGGCTTGCCGGGAACTTGAACCCTGTATTCACATTGCCAGGAAGTCATGTTCTTTGCTGAACATTTTATGGATTGAATGAACCTGTCAGTATCTTCATTGTGTATAACTTTTAGTATAGGCGAAAAATCATTGACGATATCCTCAGGAGCACATCCGTAAATATCTTTGACAGCTTCTGTGGAAAAAGGGATACAAAAAGTTCCATCAGGCTTCATCATGAACTGGTAAATAATTCCGGGAACATTGGCAGACAACTTCTTGAACACAATGTCACGTTCTTTCAACGCTTCCTCCGCGCGTTTGCGTTCGGTAATATCTCTCGATACACCATGGAGACCGGTTAAAATACCCTGCTCATTTCTGATTCCGTTAATGGTATTTTCAAGCCAACGCGTTGAACCGTCTTTATGATAGAATTCCAATATTAAAGTTTGGGCTCTCTGAGGATCGGTTTTCCCTTGTTTTTCCAGAGCAAGTTCATCCTCCAGAATTTTCTTGGCGGCGGATAATGAATCAGGTGTCAGTTGTTCATAAACGGTTTGACGCAATCTTTCTTCCTGAGAAAAACCAAGCACTCTCCGTATGGAGGGGCTCACGTAAGTTGTCCGTAAGTTCAAATCCATAATCCAGATGATATCGGAAATTGTTTCGGTGAGAAACTTATATTTTTTTTCACTTTCGCGCAGTTCCTCTTCAGACCTTTTGCGCTGTGTAGTGTCTCTGAACATGCCAATCAGACATTCTTTGCCGTCTAAGACAATTGAGGAAGTGTTTACGTCCGTAAAAAACAGAGTCTTGTTTTTTTTCATTAAAGGTATATCGCGGGCTATCGATATTTCTTTTCTGGAAAGTTTTTCAAATTGATCAATAACGTACGACAGTGATTCTTTAGGATGGATATCGGAAACGTTTAATTTTACAATATCTTTTTTAGTATAGCCCAGCATTTTACATATGCTTTTATTGGCGGAAATAAAATTTCTGCTGCCCACCTCTGCTAAAAGAATTCCGTCTGATGCGGAATCAAATATCGTTCTGAATTTTAATTCTGCTTCTTTTAGGGCGTTTTCAGCCAGCTTTCGCTGGGTGATATCGGTGATGGAACCTGTTAAACCTGCCGGCTGTCCATCTTTAAAAATTACATTACTTGAACTGACTACGTGGCGTATTTCACCATTCTTGATTTTAATACGATATTCGACTGATTCTTTCTCGCTACTGACCAGAATTCGATTGATACTGGCCAGCACCTTCGGCAGGTCTTCCGGTATAATATGTTCGGTTATGTTGGTTCCGATTACTCCACTTGTTGAGTATCCGGTTAAATGTTCCATGGCCGGGCTTATGTAGGTGATAAAGCCTTGCATATCGACAGAGAAGATAACCTCACTTACATGCTCTACTAATTCGCGGTATTTATTTTCTGATTCCTGCAGGTTCTGAATTGTACTTTTGTGTTTGGTAATGTCCTGTAATGTATGAATCACACCTTTAATCTTGCCTTTTTTATCCACTATAGGATCAGCGATGATATTAAACCACCTCTTTCCTTTGCGGATCTCACCATTTTCGCGAGCGAATGATTTTTTCGCCCGTGTAGCCGGACATTTTGAAAATGGTTTGGTTGTACCATGTACAATTTCCCAACAGTGTTTCCCGATAATTTCTTTCTGTGTCAGACCGAACATTTCTGTCATGACACGGTTGCAGTGCAGAATACGTTGATCAGGATCCAAAAAACAGACCGCGTCGGTGACTGCATCAAGAGAGGATTTCCAGAACATCCCCGTTACAGGCTTACTTTTATTGACAATCTTAGATGAACGAATTGTTTTAGGTACAGATTTACCCTGTTTTTTTTGTCGGGATATCAGCTTAGGTTTCTTTTTCATAATTCGATCTTACCTCACGGTATACTATTAATGGTTATAAGTTCTATAAGAATTGCTGCTGAGGGCTGTTTGAAAATGTACTGCTTAAAAAAATGAATTTATCAGGGACAAGCTTAAACATGAGCCTTCCGTATTGATAACTAAAGTTGATAAAAATTATGTAAATCCCTTCGATTTGTTTGTGCTTTTTTCATATTCTACACTTGAAAGTCATAAAGTCAATATTATTTATGGTCGTAAGATATTGTTTTCCCCGTGGTATCAGCAATTATTGCCATGAGCACGACAAAATCTTTATAAAAAAGAAAAATTTTTCGGTTATTGGCTTTTAAACAGGTAATATACAGTAATTTATTTGTTTTTTATGAATGTATCTATTTTTAAGTTATTTCCGTTGGTCGTTAGAATTATTGCTCCATTGTGGTCAGTGCGTAAAATATTGACGCCGGCGTCTTTATATCTTTGCATGGTTGAAGGATGTGGATGGTGAAATACGTTCGCTTTACCGGCGCTGACAATCGCATAACGACAAGAGACAGCTTTGATGAATTCGGTACTGCTGGAATGGTTGGACCCATGATGTGGAACCACCAGAACGTCACTACGTAAATCTGTTTTAGCTTCAATAAGCTGCGTTTCAACATCGCCGGATATATCGCCGGGAATCAGAAAACTTACTTTGCCGAATGTTATTTTTAGAACCAGAGAAGAATCATTAACGTCATCATAGGACAGGTCATTGATATCATTCTCCGAATAATTGGGCGGCCATAATACCTTGAATTTGACTCCATTAAATATTTTTTCCGGAGATTTATTGGAGTGCAAACAAACACTTTGATTGTTGGATTTAATCGTTTTTTCCCATTCCGGAAAATCTTCCGGATCAACCGGAAGCTTCGACTTCCAGATTTGACGGACATCAAAATTATTCATAATATAAATAAGTCCCAGTAAATGATCGGGATGAGGATGGCTGAGCACTGCCGTATCAATATGGCCAATCCTTTCGTGATAAAGAAATGGAGCGACAACAGCCTTTCCAATATCAAAGGTACTCTCCGAGAAACCGCCGCCGTCGATAAGCATATTATCCCCGCCGGGAAATTGTACCAGAATGGAGTTTCCCTGTCCTACGTCTATAACTGTAATTTTTAAATCTGAAGATAATTTATCTCTAACAGTAAAATAAATTATATCCGCGGCAAATAATAAAACAGTGACAACTAATAAATATTTTATAATCCGTAAGCGGCCTGATAAAGATTCTATTGGAATTGTTCTTCTCTTTGCTTCAATAAATTGAATAAGAAGAAATATTAATAAATAAAAAACTGCAATTTCAATCAAATTAGGCCTGATGGTGCTAAGTGAAGACCAGGGAAAAGAAGCTAATTGATTAATCATGTCTACTGATATTTGCACAAAGAGAGAAGCCAGTTTAATAAAATAACCGGCAATGGTTGAAGAAAAGAAGGCGGAAAGGATAAAAAGCATGGATATAGCCAGCGTCAGTGTTCCCAGAAGTGGAACAGCAATCAGATTAGCAATAATTGTCACGCAGGAGACACGGTTAAAATAATACATGATCAGAGGCAATGTGCCGATTGTTGCCGCAATGCAAACGATAACTGACAAATACGCATAATGGATTATACCTTGCGTCCATAAAGGAAGCGTTGAAATATTTCCTGAAATAATTCCACTGAATTTGGGTACAATATAGATTAATGATAAGACAGCCATGAAAGAAAGCTGAAAGGAAATATCAAAAAGAGCTTGAGGTGAGATAGCCAGAATAATTAGTCCCGCCAAAGCCAGGGTAGAATAGAGGTCTTTTTGTTTTCCCGAAATCAGGGCGATCAAAAAAATCAGTGCCATGAGAGCCGAACGCATAACAGTAACTCCCATCCCCGCAATGAAGGCGTAAATCAATACCATAATAAATGCCGCCGTTGCCGCTAATTTAATTATGTTGAATCTGAGCATTAGATATTCTGAAGATTTCAAGATGAGGAAAGCGAAGAAGAAAGCTACAGCCGAGACCATTCCGATGTGCAGACCGGATATGGAAAGGATATGCGCAGCGCCTGTTTTATTGAAATTATCCCGCACATCTGTGGGAATTTCATTTTGATTGCCGATAGTCATGGCTTCGATGATTTCCCTTTGTGGCGAAGAGGAATTATTATAAATTATTTGTTTTAAATAATTTCTAAAAGATTCCAGATAATGACGCGTGCAGTCTGCTGTTCGTTGTCTAAGAAGTATAATCTTGGATGCGTCAGAAATAAATCCAGTGGCATGTATACCCTGAAGATTCAAATAACGTTCATAATCAAACCCGCCCGGATTATTGAAACTATGAATCTTTTTTAAGGTTGAGTGAAAGCGGATGAAATCACCATATTGGAATTCTAAATTCGGTGGGATAACCAGACGAAT
The sequence above is a segment of the Deltaproteobacteria bacterium HGW-Deltaproteobacteria-2 genome. Coding sequences within it:
- a CDS encoding DNA internalization-related competence protein ComEC/Rec2 is translated as MRRPLIYLLIAFIAGIIAGRYFSLPYYFLLITIILTFLLIITIINYGPKTTNHSLEKDSAALRLSCAWFYFRNWSFTNKWLITGLFLILFLIFLLGFFNIQKQRYFFEQNQHIGQYTDKGKLAMEGIVIEAPLAYLDKNVLIVRCLRIIRDKNYISVSGNIRLVIPPNLEFQYGDFIRFHSTLKKIHSFNNPGGFDYERYLNLQGIHATGFISDASKIILLRQRTADCTRHYLESFRNYLKQIIYNNSSSPQREIIEAMTIGNQNEIPTDVRDNFNKTGAAHILSISGLHIGMVSAVAFFFAFLILKSSEYLMLRFNIIKLAATAAFIMVLIYAFIAGMGVTVMRSALMALIFLIALISGKQKDLYSTLALAGLIILAISPQALFDISFQLSFMAVLSLIYIVPKFSGIISGNISTLPLWTQGIIHYAYLSVIVCIAATIGTLPLIMYYFNRVSCVTIIANLIAVPLLGTLTLAISMLFILSAFFSSTIAGYFIKLASLFVQISVDMINQLASFPWSSLSTIRPNLIEIAVFYLLIFLLIQFIEAKRRTIPIESLSGRLRIIKYLLVVTVLLFAADIIYFTVRDKLSSDLKITVIDVGQGNSILVQFPGGDNMLIDGGGFSESTFDIGKAVVAPFLYHERIGHIDTAVLSHPHPDHLLGLIYIMNNFDVRQIWKSKLPVDPEDFPEWEKTIKSNNQSVCLHSNKSPEKIFNGVKFKVLWPPNYSENDINDLSYDDVNDSSLVLKITFGKVSFLIPGDISGDVETQLIEAKTDLRSDVLVVPHHGSNHSSSTEFIKAVSCRYAIVSAGKANVFHHPHPSTMQRYKDAGVNILRTDHNGAIILTTNGNNLKIDTFIKNK